In Plasmodium falciparum 3D7 genome assembly, chromosome: 8, the following proteins share a genomic window:
- a CDS encoding GTP-binding protein Obg2, putative, with protein MHKKLKLIYKVALYAKRKSHVLYSSKRNITFATFKNELNHICDSILKPNVIHYNILQIRKKRLYLSFPYHSHSEKKNDILINDSAYEDNECIYVKGERGIYINKKETINEKKKLETINKNFNEDNHMDINNDNTNCNSNSNSNSEYFENYIKEKKKNPSFEDIYHKIITNNTQINVEHINSITYNSKDNNLYTEMFQGNIENDTSNSNESKLTLKCNKIKEKNEALMKFLTEENDNIMIRNEKRFCDFLWVTTKSGKGGNPNYKKQRSKKLKGEGYGGHGGNVILKSKKSIYDLIKIEQKVKANNGEDFKENSRGKDGKDKIIFVPVGTIVRKRISCKIKNENNRKIYKSIFWYQFLNENEELLVARGGKGGISYSHFKKHDYRLPEKSETTLLELELRLLNDVAFIGIENSGKTSLCSSLSKYLGNINSNTFTTTIPHVSNINYVDGVEITLLDTPYLFFNAHKDKNKGKRILRHLYRSKLIVYVIDVSNDKLKNVDDLQIQEYYTQKETNEVTHNENIINKNINENMNISNSFCDINNSNIHNINYNVDNNLNNINNKHNDNSHILNINNNKKNNIFITNIQNDHDENLKDYYNDTIKQIKMLRNELFLYNPEYLNKKELVVATKCDMLHKNSLFNLDSLYYRLRNIFPHMEVIGTSAKFGLGIKLLSRKIRELIYPQHILQNKKLYSKHIEDYVIPTYTHFTQGRMKLQNYELPEYLKHIYDYNYMENFDYFLKKKKKEKKTVDIKQYEELHINDNHKENSHYLIEDGKK; from the coding sequence atgCATAAAAAGTTAAAGCTCATATATAAAGTAGCATTATATGCTAAAAGAAAGTCCCATGTACTTTATTCatcaaaaagaaatataacaTTTGCTACTTTTAAAAATGAGTTAAATCACATATGTGATAGTATTTTAAAACCAAATGttattcattataatattcttcaAATAAGGAAGAAAAGGTTATATTTATCCTTTCCTTATCATTCACATagcgaaaaaaaaaatgacataCTTATTAACGATAGTGCTTATGAAGATAACGAGTGTATTTATGTTAAAGGGGAAAggggtatatatattaacaagaAAGAAACcataaatgaaaagaaaaaattagaaactataaataaaaattttaacgAGGATAACCATAtggatattaataatgataatactaattgtaatagtaatagtaatagtaatagtgaatattttgaaaactatataaaagaaaaaaagaaaaatcctTCTTTTGaagatatatatcataaaataataacaaataatacaCAAATAAATGTCGAACATATTAATagtattacatataatagtaaagataataatttatatactgAAATGTTTCAAGGGAATATCGAAAATGACACATCAAATAGTAACGAATCAAAATTAACATTAAAgtgtaacaaaataaaagaaaaaaatgaagcaTTAATGAAATTTTTAACAGAAGAAAAcgataatattatgatacgAAATGAAAAACGCTTTTGTGATTTTTTATGGGTAACCACAAAATCTGGAAAAGGTGGCAAtccaaattataaaaaacaaagaagCAAAAAACTTAAGGGGGAAGGATATGGAGGACATGGAGGAAATGTTATATTAAAGAGTAAGAAAAGTATATAcgatttaattaaaatagaACAAAAGGTTAAAGCAAATAATGGTGAAgattttaaagaaaatagtAGAGGAAAAGATGGGAAAgacaaaattatatttgttcCTGTAGGTACTATTgtaagaaaaagaatttcttgtaaaataaaaaatgaaaataatagaaaaatatataaaagtatattCTGGTATcaatttttaaatgaaaatgaagaattattAGTTGCCAGAGGTGGAAAAGGAGGTATTTCCTATTctcattttaaaaaacatgATTATAGATTACCAGAAAAAAGTGAAACAACTTTACTAGAATTAGAATTAAGGTTATTAAATGATGTAGCATTTATAGGTATAGAAAATAGTGGGAAAACCTCCTTATGTAGTAGCTTAAGTAAATATTtaggaaatataaatagtaatacatttactactactattccACATGTatcaaatattaattatgtaGATGGAGTTGAAATAACCTTATTAGATACTccctatttattttttaatgcgCATAAAGATAAGAACAAAGGAAAACGAATATTACGACATTTATACAGAAGCAAATTGATTGTATATGTTATTGATGTCTCgaatgataaattaaaaaatgtagaCGATTTACAAATACAAGAATATTACACACAAAAGGAAACAAATGAAGTAAcacataatgaaaatataataaataaaaatataaacgaaaatatgaatatttcgAACAGTTTTTGTGACATTAACAATTCTAacattcataatataaactataatgttgataataatttaaataacattaataataaacataatgaCAATTCACATATtctaaatattaataataataaaaaaaataatatatttataactaatatacaaaatgatcATGACGAAAATTTAAaggattattataatgatacgattaaacaaattaaaatgttacgcaatgaattatttttatacaatccagaatatttaaataaaaaagaattagtTGTAGCTACTAAATGTGATATGTTACATAAAAATTCTTTATTCAACTTagattctttatattatcgtttaagaaatatattccCACATATGGAAGTTATAGGAACGTCTGCAAAATTTGGTTTAGGTATCAAATTACTTAGTAGAAAAATTAGAGAACTTATTTATCCTCaacatatattacaaaataaaaaattatattccaAACATATTGAAGATTATGTTATTCCTACCTATACTCATTTTACACAGGGAAGAATGAAATTACAAAATTATGAGTTGCCAGAATATCTCAAGCATATATATGACTACAATTATATGGAAAATTTTGACTATTTcttgaaaaagaagaaaaaagaaaagaaaaccGTTGATATAAAACAGTACGAGGAATTgcatataaatgataat
- a CDS encoding nucleoside transporter 2, whose protein sequence is MSNSNSKEHYRMDGITENKIINEDDESLLNMKKEEIILNGKFEEEPKLDLTENKIDIEEKNNNMSEFTNIFPNITLCLMGMSSVLMYNCVLNTTPHIHALLNKNIVVSSTFFLYFSILVIVSLLSSLFIEVKTRTYDVCFILSFILQMIYPFIIKYFYDKTVFFYVLVALIGATCSMMKTMIFSISSIVVNDSKVICLSYGLTGIYSLFITSTFFYFVIKINKDIQKLMLSLFITSAINCIFILVSFLCYTVLKRTNNFKEKFKIYTEERKNNKNSRDDSYKYYESITEKKSQNISYPININSIIYESKTENTESKYSLTKNDSNSVGIKSSSNNTNNMTSNEIGDHKILQESHSKNKKFNDILLNENKTLSLTHSKKEDNIDDENKNHKNQFFLFNINKKNLIKQAKIKAFLYKKSFIFLFCSFYNIFLKILLFPVVCPEMWTNNVDERYILIGIVQFADCISRVFPSLAGTFPVFKIFLLTQKKVLIYSLLRTILSVIGLIIPLTQDTFINNFLFKCALIFLNIYLNGWFVIMSFINVPEILKPINSMSNVAIVSSFGSTLLRVGLLTGYGCSTLYKYIISKM, encoded by the coding sequence aTGAGCAATTCTAATAGCAAGGAGCACTACAGAATGGACGGAATtacagaaaataaaataattaatgaagatgatgaaagTCTCTTGAAcatgaaaaaagaagaaataattttaaatggAAAATTTGAAGAAGAGCCAAAGCTTGATTTAACCGAAAACAAAATTGATATTGAAGAGAAGAATAATAACATGAGTGAGtttacaaatatttttcCAAATATAACATTATGTTTAATGGGAATGTCATCTGTATTAATGTATAATTGTGTATTAAATACAACACCTCATATACATGCATtattaaataagaatatagtAGTATCTTCAAccttttttctatatttttctattttagtTATTGTATCATTGTTAAGTTCCTTATTTATAGAAGTAAAGACAAGAACATATGATGtgtgttttatattatcattcatattacaAATGATATAtccatttattataaaatatttttatgataaaaccgtttttttttatgtactaGTAGCATTAATTGGTGCTACGTGCTCTATGATGAAAACCATGATATTTTCCATATCTTCCATTGTTGTAAATGATTCAAAAGTTATTTGTTTATCATATGGTTTGACTGggatatattctttatttataacatccacatttttttattttgttattaaaataaataaagatatacaaAAGTTgatgttatcattatttataacatcAGCCATcaattgtatatttatattagtgTCTTTTCTATGTTACACTGTATTAAAGAGaacaaataattttaaagaaaaatttaaaatttatacagaagagagaaaaaataataaaaattcacGTGATGattcttataaatattatgaaagtATAACTGAAAAAAAATcacaaaatatatcatatccaataaatattaatagtataatatatgaaagtAAAACAGAAAATACGGAATCCAAATATTCATTAACAAAAAATGATTCTAACTCAGTTGGTATAAaaagtagtagtaataatactaATAATATGACTAGTAATGAAATAGGAGatcataaaatattacaagaatctcattcaaaaaataaaaaatttaatgacATACTtcttaatgaaaataaaacattatcACTTACTCATagtaaaaaagaagataacaTAGATGacgaaaataaaaatcataaaaatcAATTCTttctatttaatataaataaaaaaaatttaataaaacaagCCAAAATTAAAGCattcttatataaaaaatcgttcatatttttattttgtagcttttataatatttttctcaaaatattattattcccGGTTGTTTGTCCAGAAATGTGGACTAATAATGTTGatgaaagatatatattaattggaATTGTGCAATTTGCTGATTGTATAAGTCGTGTTTTCCCATCCCTTGCAGGAACATTTCCagtatttaaaattttcctCTTGacacaaaaaaaagtattaatttattctttattaaGAACTATCTTATCTGTAATAGGATTGATAATACCATTAACACAAGatacatttattaataatttcctttttaaaTGTGCactcatttttttaaatatatatttaaatggtTGGTTTGTTATCATGTCTTTTATTAATGTTCCAGAAATTCTCAAACCTATTAATTCAATGAGTAATGTTGCAATAGTTAGTAGTTTTGGTTCAACACTCCTTCGAGTTGGCTTGTTAACAGGCTATGGATGTTCCAcactatataaatatatcatatcaaAAATGTGA
- a CDS encoding Fe-S cluster assembly protein DRE2, putative produces the protein MIINFVGNTLIIFNEDIPCDLLRKKYKELFVPTISVLDFKKKRLYRKYNNIFLYTYKNYSFLWELENNILHKVQKCLNKNGILKLIIYLNKNDVITPDKHENKNNNDIKVNIDQKDYCENYINDIFKNIKKECLYNGFINIVNETSVAENGIILNITAENPDFLSNEDNDVSSDDEDLYNNEDDKKKVVNRVCDNCTCGKKEKLLNSENKVLINEKDGEYITENVVSSCGNCYLGDAFRCASCPYKGLPAFQPGENVKLNLNNESN, from the exons atgataattaaCTTTGTAGGGAatacattaataatatttaatgaaGATATTCCGTGTGATTTGTTAAGAAAGAAGTATAAGGAGTTATTTGTACCAACTATAAGTGTATtagattttaaaaaaaaaagattatacCGAAAATACAACAACatctttttatatacttataagAATTACTCTTTTTTGTGGgaattagaaaataatattcttcATAAGGTACAGAAatgtttaaataaaaatggtatattaaaattaataatttatttaaataaaaatgacgTTATAACACCGGATAaacatgaaaataaaaataataacgaCATAAAAGTCAATATAGATCAAAAAGATTATtgtgaaaattatataaatgacatttttaaaaatataaaaaaggaatgtttatataacggatttataaatatagttAATGAAACCTCAGTGGCGGAAAATggaattattttaaat attACGGCTGAAAATCCGGATTTTCTTTCTAATGAAGACAATGATGTTAGTTCAGATGATGaagatttatataataatgaagatgacAAAAAAAAGGTTGTAAATAGAGTATGTGATAATTGTACTTGTGGAAAAAAAGAGAAACTACTAAATTCGGAAAATAAagttttaataaatgaaaaagatgGAGAATACATTACAGAAAATGTAGTATCCTCATGTggaaat tgTTATTTGGGTGATGCATTCCGTTGTGCCTCTTGTCCTTATAAAG GTCTTCCTGCTTTTCAACCTGGAGAGAATGTTAAGCTCAATTTGAAT aatGAATCTAATTga
- a CDS encoding lipase maturation factor, putative, which yields MKIMEVHEKGENLASYEIDKKYDTKLERNQCYLITSFIFFIFFLSTINNLDKYIHIKTTRYILRYSNLLYLISFCSLHIQVEFLVGLDKGLLPVNKYLAEIKEKIECINLVVVKNVIYFVYSFWEYVIRKRIKIKTFCKLGILISVFNFLIQNNIHNDFFRILTSSFFFVFLFFLHICFKIIMRDFMIFQCDLLMNEFGFLLIFLNLSDSYYLKYSNTLIICILRLLSFKILFNSAVRKLVYDRKAWVNFDCFENFFFSQPVPSLLSYIANCKFDKKLICFCIIVSEIIFSWLVFCASRLRLFFFGIFVCIHITSYIICNYCFFSYICLVLFLSSFDDSTLSLLFPSGNAPELYMSNTLMCTPTFIFICLVNTIFFLFYLFIVFMNCVPFFEQWNIYDLKCFHFFYRIHYEFSCLNICNSYAMLTYTGYNRKEVVIEELHKVGESYVWKEVPFKYKPNDLNKIGKILWWGHIPRLEWKFFFFPDHLKKEDYKKNIYPLYICSFLKKLCNRDLDLTSIFEDEQMESVPLLIRLIYYDYKMINEEKNINNNNNIEMKTLNNKDDKVTWDMGKYWQRKKIDIIGTLKYKKENK from the exons atgaaaataatggaaGTACATGAAAAAGGAGAAAATTTAGCAAGCTACGAaatagataaaaaatatgatacaaAGCTTGAGAGAAACCAATGTTATTTAATAAcaagttttattttttttatattttttttatcaacaataaataatttagacaaatatatacatataaaaacaactagatatatattaaggtATTCCAATCTGTTgtatttaatttctttttgttctttGCATATTCAA gtCGAGTTTCTTGTAGGATTAGATAAAGGATTATTACcagttaataaatatttagcAGAGATTAAAGAAAAGATTGAGTGTATCAATTTGGTTGTTGTAAAAAATgtcatttattttgtatattcgTTTTGGGAATATGTCATAAGGAAAAGgataaaa ATTAAAACCTTTTGTAAATTGGGAATACTTATTTCAGTTTTCAATTTCttaattcaaaataatatacataatgatTTTTTTCGAATATTAACGTCttcgtttttttttgtctttttatttttccttcatatttgttttaaaattattatgagGGACTTTATGATATTTCAAtg cGATTTATTAATGAACGAATTTggatttcttttaatatttttaaatttaagtgattcttattatttaaaatattctaaCACACTTATAATATGCATCTTAAGACTACtctcttttaaaatattgtttAACTCGGCAGTTCGAAAGTTAG TTTATGATAGGAAAGCATGGGTAAATTTCGACTGTTTtgaaaatttctttttctctcAACCTGTCCCATCTCTTTTATCAT atATTGCAAATTGTAAATTTGATAAGAAACTAATTTGTTTTTGTATAATAGTATCTGAG aTAATATTTTCCTGGCTTGTATTTTGTGCATCACGTTTAAGATTATTCTTTTTTGGAATCTTTGTTT GTATACATATAACATCATACATTATTTGtaattattgttttttttcttatatttgtCTTGTTTTATTTCTCTCCTCTTTTGACGATTCTACACTAAGCCTTCTTTTTCCTTCGGGGAATGCTCCAGAACTTTAtatg AGTAACACACTTATGTGTACTCCcacatttatattcatttgtttAGTAAACaccatattttttctattttatttg tTTATTGTATTTATGAATTGTGTCCCCTTTTTTGA gCAATGGAATATATACGACTTGAaatgttttcattttttttatcgaATTCATTATGAATTTTCATGTttgaatatatgtaattcttATG cTATGTTAACATATACAGGATATAACAGAAAAGAAGTGGTTATAGAGGAGTTGCATAAAGTTGGAGAATCATATGTATGGAAAGAAGTACCTTTTAAGTATAAGCCAA acgatttaaataaaattggtAAAATATTGTGGTGGGGGCATATACCAAGATTGGAatggaaatttttttttttccctgaCCAtcttaaaaaagaagattataagaaaaatatatatcctttatatatttgttctttCTTGAAAAAATTATGCAATAGGGATTTAGACTTGACGTCTATATTTGAG gATGAACAAATGGAAAGTGTACCACTGTTAATCCGTTTGATCTATTATGACTATAAGATGATTAAtg aagaaaaaaatattaacaacaataataatatagaaatgaAGACATTAAACAACAAG gATGATAAGGTTACATGGGATATGGGGAAATATTggcaaagaaaaaaaattgatattaTAGGAactttaaaatataagaaagaaAACAAATAG
- a CDS encoding ankyrin-repeat protein, putative: MISLTLISDRVRDKLSDLALWNIKRTKKLLKKNDINSKFLNNNNLLQICSYNDDVEMFCFLLNRGCDFKHINDNGDTCLHIIVLNNNIYCLDILCRNNIKDIINIKNKDGDTALHISIKNGFYESFSLLLKYGVDILIKDDFDMDAYELLDVFRKKEKFYDSNCNKYSIMFNLLIKEKMKGEIRKI; the protein is encoded by the exons atgatatctTTAACTTTAATAAGTGACCGTGTTCGTGATAAATTATCTGATTTAGCACTGT gGAACATCAAAAGAACCAAAAAGttgttgaaaaaaaatgatatcaATTCGAAATTTTTG aaTAACAATAATTTACTACAAATATGTTCCTATAACGATGATGTTGaaatgttttgttttttattaaacaGGGGATGTGACTTCAAACATATAAAC GATAATGGAGATACATGTTTACATATCATTGTGTTGAATAACAACATTTATTGTTTAGATATACTTTGcagaaataatattaaagatattattaatataaaaaacaaa GATGGTGATACTGCTTTACATATATCTATTAAAAATGGTTTTTATgaatcattttctttattattaaaatatggtGTTGATATTCTTATCAAAGATGAT ttcGATATGGATGCTTATGAATTGTTAGATGTGTTccgaaaaaaggaaaagttTTATGATAGtaattgtaataaatattcGATTATGttcaatttattaataaaagagAAAATGAAGGGTgaaataaggaaaatataa
- a CDS encoding translation initiation factor IF-3, whose amino-acid sequence MLLKGFFFFIICVFYILIFYNNNVNCFYIPKICCTKYFYLKETSDAPAYSDGHERYIQEKKLKQLKHKMENKSVKQLRITPRIGMNDLLIKINSAKQFLLKRHRVKFILTLKGREYTNVENVKRIFSKISEELKSYGNSETMRQNGNIVSQLFNLKAKRKNEGGT is encoded by the exons atgttattaaagggtttctttttttttataatatgtgtattttatatattgatattttataataacaatgtTAACTGTTTTTATATACCCAAAATATGTTGTacgaaatatttttatttaaaagaaacaaGTGATGCCCCTGCTTATTCAGATGGGCATGAGCGATATATTCAG GAAAAAAAGTTGAAGCAGTTGAAACACAAGATGGAAAATAAATCTGTAAAACAATTAAGAATTACACCAAG AATTGGTATGAATGATTTActcattaaaataaattccGCAAAGcagtttttattaaaaagacatcgg gttaaatttattttaaccTTAAAGGGTAGAGAATATACAAATGTAGAAAatgtaaaaagaatattttccAAGATAtctgaagaattaaaaagtTATGGTAATTCAGAAACTATGCGCCAAAATGGAAATATTGTATCACAgctatttaatttaaaagctaaaaggaaaaatgaaGGTGGAAcatga
- a CDS encoding SAYSvFN domain-containing protein, putative codes for MSKKKKNSKNKNINKYFNPKIVTAILLCSCYFLYNTFGSVYIIIVLIAIIFLNLDNNNDSSISAYSIFNKGKRYLIGDLRMNQIENELRNTKYKNNDSEDNFLRYDDIDKNKFYIKGSSKYNNKLCTCGSKKKFKKCCGIIKNSSSDF; via the coding sequence ATGtctaagaaaaaaaagaacagtaaaaataaaaatattaacaaataCTTCAACCCTAAAATCGTTACTGCTATATTGTTGTGTTCAtgttattttctatataacaCGTTTGGTAGtgtatatatcataatagtTTTGATAGccatcatttttttaaatttagataataataatgacagcTCTATAAGCGCCTATTCCATATTTAATAAGGGGAAAAGATATTTAATAGGAGATTTGAGGATGAATCAAATTGAAAATGAATtaagaaatacaaaatataaaaataatgacagtgaagataattttttaagaTACGATGatattgataaaaataaattttatattaaaggatcatcaaaatataataataaactatGTACTTGTGGGTCTAAAAAAAAGTTTAAAAAATGTTGTGGTATCATTAAAAATAGTTCATCTGATTTTTAA
- a CDS encoding ATP synthase-associated protein, putative, producing the protein MQINKLEGKEKKAGICRRCFRGLFKSIKGPSITHSVLFGICGGLVYYGSYYFYRFLKITYFDTQHVSNESRRRYMEKQMLFYNDFGYDLSMKYIGNLCKYYDPVALRLPFQPLDDKYRL; encoded by the exons atgcaaataaataaattagaaggaaaagaaaagaaagcag gAATATGCAGAAGATGTTTTAGAGGGTTGTTTAAAAGTATAAAAGGACCAAGCATAACACATAGTGTTTTATTTGGAATATGTGGAG GTCTTGTGTATTATggatcatattatttttaccgctttttaaaaattacatattttGACACTCAACATGTGTCGAATGAAAGCAGAAGGAGATATATGGAAAAACAAATGTTATTTTATAACGATTTTGGATATGATTTATCtatgaaatatattg gaaacctatgtaaatattatgaCCCAGTTGCTTTGCGATTACCTTTTCAACcatt AGATGACAAATATAGgctttaa
- a CDS encoding protein KRI1, putative: MGKNKKRKNSRDINSCDNNIGVNKEKDNVINYNDIDKNLQKGDMENMNSFDDNKEEIENNNNNNNNNQEEGLINGLKNNKMNDKIIEEKEDEISVSDDNSSSSDEDHEGLLLTSKFKKKFSYLLLKLKSKDSNLLDKNNDNFFHDSDFETELSSDEESKEDENNDERKKKRMKLHHNVDDNNHNDDNHNKDDNKKERDMLNYSEYYKDILLKEGSQAFEKEEEELLNKEKELSSKKNKKTYLDEQEELKKQIQEACKIADEQNDNIFDDNFFTIKEKSEQELLEEKKYYETFLKTSNMMKEENNLLKEYWKDNLSKDEEFLRDYILKEMWREDKVQNIYEEIDEIDDEELEKAENFERTYNFRYEEQNGNMINSIPRKIESSVRQDIKKKKKKEKRREKKKKLKEKKKKLLLDNLKNDEKDEEKNKKSNKINNNVYNTSGIKNNDQNMDNMNQKGKSNKNSNKYNFDEEDLWFLCDLCNNPISPLCYVYECNICDNFALCKKCYKKNKHEHNLKKILVPRHCIPPQDYQNEELIAKDGQINNNNNNNNNNNNNNNIYDNNLMEYLENDSSAYEDLIDDMPIRFKYIKVKPRSFKLSTDYILNTDDSTLNKVVPLKKVLPYYENKKKLVDT; this comes from the coding sequence atggggaaaaataaaaaaagaaaaaattcaaGAGATATAAATTcatgtgataataatattggagttaataaggaaaaagataacgttattaattataatgatattgataaaaatttacaaaaaggtgatatggaaaatatgaattcttttgatgataataaagaagaaatagaaaataataataataataataataataaccaaGAGGAAGGTCTTATAAAtggtttaaaaaataataaaatgaatgataaaataatagaagaaaaagaagatgaaATATCTGTAAGCGATGACAATAGTTCAAGTAGTGATGAAGATCATGAGGGCTTATTACTAACAtccaaatttaaaaaaaagtttagttatttattattaaaattaaaaagtaaGGATTCAAATTtattagataaaaataatgataatttttttcatgatAGTGATTTTGAAACGGAATTATCAAGTGATGAGGAATCTAAagaagatgaaaataatgatgaaaggaaaaaaaaaagaatgaaatTACATCATAATGTTGAcgataataatcataatgatgataatcataataaggATGACAATAAAAAAGAACGTGATATGTTGAATTATTCCGAATATTACaaagatattttattaaaagaaggGTCTCAAGCttttgaaaaagaagaagaagaattatTGAATAAGGAAAAGGAATTaagttcaaaaaaaaataaaaagacatATTTGGATGAAcaagaagaattaaaaaaacaaatacaaGAAGCATGCAAAATTGCAGatgaacaaaatgataatatatttgatgaTAACTTCTTTACCATAAAAGAGAAAAGTGAACAGGAATTattagaagaaaagaaatattatgaaaCCTTTTTGAAGACTTCTAATATGatgaaagaagaaaataatttattaaaagaatattgGAAAGATAATTTAAGTAAGGATGAAGAATTTTTAAGggattatattttaaaagaaatgtGGAGAGAAGATAAAGTCCAAAACATTTATGAAGAAATAGATGAAATtgatgatgaagaattaGAAAAAGCAGAAAATTTTGAAAGGACATATAATTTTAGATATGAAGAACAAAATGGAAATATGATTAATTCTATACCCCGTAAAATAGAAAGTAGCGTAAGAcaagatattaaaaaaaaaaagaaaaaagaaaaaagaagagaaaaaaagaaaaaattgaaggagaagaaaaagaaattactTTTAGATAATTTGAAAAACGATGaaaaagatgaagaaaaaaataaaaaatcaaacaagataaataataatgtatataatactagtggtataaaaaataatgatcaaaatatggataatatgaaTCAAAAAGGGAAAAGTAACaaaaattcaaataaatataattttgatgAAGAGGATTTATGGTTTTTATGTGATTTATGTAATAATCCTATAAGTCCGTTATGTTATGTGTATGAATGTAACATATGTGATAATTTTGCTTTGTGTAagaaatgttataaaaaaaataagcatgaacacaatttaaaaaaaatattagtaCCCAGACATTGCATACCGCCACAGGATTATCAAAATGAAGAATTGATAGCAAAAGATGgacaaattaataataataataataataataataataataataataataataatatatatgataataatttaatggAATACCTAGAAAATGATTCAAGTGCATATGAAGATCTGATTGATGATATGCCCATTagatttaaatatatcaaagTGAAACCTAGATCATTTAAATTATCCACTgattatattttgaatacTGATGATTCAACATTAAATAAAGTTGTTCCTTTAAAAAAAGTTTTACcttattatgaaaataagaaaaaattagtAGATACATGA
- a CDS encoding cytochrome c oxidase assembly factor 5, putative — MLNVRPDKPHRKASNSCSKLLNDMIACYQNTICYKKDNSNFLDCLHNHNLNEIDENCIILRKAYAQCRRNLLNGNFKIKGNPLSR, encoded by the coding sequence ATGCTCAATGTTAGACCTGACAAGCCACATAGAAAGGCCTCAAATTCATGTAGTAAACTTTTAAATGATATGATTGCTTGTTATCAGAATACAATTTGTTATAAAAAGGATAACTCAAATTTTTTAGATTGTCTTCACAAtcataatttaaatgaaattgatgaaaattgtattattttaagaaaaGCCTATGCCCAATGTCGTCGTAATTTGTTGAACGGAAATTTCAAAATCAAGGGAAACCCATTATCAAGAtaa